The following coding sequences lie in one Halogeometricum rufum genomic window:
- a CDS encoding archaellin/type IV pilin N-terminal domain-containing protein: MFDKFNNDDRGQVGIGTLIVFIAMVLVAAIAAGVLVNTAGFLQATAEDAGEESVNKVTNRVEVLSTHGVVGTEQDIDNITMTVRLAAGSSSVDMNETSIKYLSAGNVTTLTNTTNLDGNGDPISSENTFALNEVTDDDGSFGVLNSMNDRYEVEVNTSAIEGSNDANLGGGLTTGEQVTFEITSRTGGTTQVILTMPQQLAGKEPGDPVEL; this comes from the coding sequence ATGTTCGACAAATTCAACAACGACGACCGCGGTCAGGTCGGTATCGGTACGCTCATCGTGTTCATCGCGATGGTCCTCGTCGCCGCAATCGCTGCGGGGGTCCTCGTGAACACGGCCGGCTTCCTGCAGGCGACTGCGGAGGACGCTGGAGAGGAGAGCGTGAACAAGGTCACGAATCGCGTCGAAGTGCTGAGCACGCACGGTGTGGTCGGCACGGAGCAGGACATCGACAACATCACGATGACGGTCCGCCTCGCGGCCGGGTCCAGCAGCGTGGACATGAACGAGACGTCGATAAAGTACCTCAGCGCGGGGAACGTGACGACGCTCACCAACACCACCAACCTGGACGGCAACGGTGACCCCATCTCCTCCGAGAACACGTTCGCGCTGAACGAGGTCACCGACGACGACGGGTCGTTCGGCGTGCTCAACAGCATGAACGACCGCTACGAGGTGGAGGTCAACACGTCCGCCATCGAGGGTAGCAACGACGCGAACCTCGGCGGCGGTCTCACCACCGGTGAACAGGTGACGTTCGAGATAACGAGTCGGACGGGTGGCACCACGCAGGTCATCCTGACGATGCCCCAGCAACTCGCCGGCAAGGAACCGGGCGACCCGGTCGAACTCTAA
- a CDS encoding archaellin/type IV pilin N-terminal domain-containing protein: MFEKFDADRGQVGIGTLIVFIAMVLVAAIAAGVLVNTAGFLQATAQDAGQESVNKVTNRVDVVSTHGIVNDTGDGLTVDSLNLTVRLAAGSGSVSLEDTTIKYVSDSTARNLVYDNATANADGTALGNVSKFDGEVYNSNDGLNESEYAAYALEDGTDTSFPVLSGQADRYEIVINTSVVEGAGQDGVGTGDSVKLEVTSRSGGSTQVIMTMPQQLAGKNDNDPIAL, encoded by the coding sequence ATGTTCGAAAAATTTGACGCCGACCGCGGTCAGGTCGGTATCGGTACGCTCATCGTGTTCATCGCGATGGTCCTCGTCGCTGCGATCGCTGCGGGGGTCCTCGTGAACACGGCCGGCTTCCTGCAGGCGACTGCGCAGGACGCCGGACAGGAAAGCGTCAACAAGGTCACGAACCGCGTTGACGTCGTCAGCACGCACGGCATCGTCAACGACACCGGTGACGGTCTCACCGTCGATAGCCTGAACCTCACGGTTCGGCTCGCGGCGGGGTCCGGCAGCGTGTCGTTGGAAGACACGACCATCAAGTACGTCAGCGACTCGACGGCGCGTAACCTCGTCTACGACAACGCGACGGCGAACGCCGACGGGACGGCCCTCGGCAACGTCAGCAAGTTCGACGGCGAAGTCTACAACAGCAACGACGGTCTGAACGAGTCCGAGTACGCCGCGTACGCGCTCGAAGACGGGACGGACACCTCCTTCCCCGTCCTGAGCGGACAGGCGGACCGCTACGAGATCGTCATCAACACGTCCGTCGTCGAGGGCGCGGGCCAAGATGGCGTGGGCACGGGCGACTCGGTCAAGCTCGAAGTCACGAGCCGTTCCGGCGGTTCGACGCAGGTCATCATGACGATGCCCCAGCAACTCGCCGGCAAGAACGACAACGACCCCATCGCTCTCTAA
- a CDS encoding archaellin/type IV pilin N-terminal domain-containing protein — MFDNFNDDDRGQVGIGTLIVFIAMVLVAAIAAGVLVNTAGFLQATAEDAGQESVNKVTNRVEVLNTHGVVGAEQDIDNITMTIRLAAGSSSVDMNETSIKYLSGGNVTTLTNSTNLDGDGDAISSERTFALYKVTDDDGSFGVLNSMNDRYEVEINTSAIEGSNDANLGGGLTTGEQVTLEMTSRTGGTTQVILTMPQQLAGRNPGDPVEL; from the coding sequence ATGTTCGACAACTTCAACGACGACGACCGCGGTCAGGTCGGTATCGGTACGCTCATCGTGTTCATCGCGATGGTTCTCGTCGCCGCGATCGCGGCGGGCGTCCTCGTGAACACGGCCGGCTTTCTGCAGGCGACTGCCGAAGACGCCGGGCAGGAGAGCGTGAACAAGGTGACGAACCGCGTGGAGGTGCTGAACACCCACGGCGTGGTCGGCGCGGAACAGGACATCGACAACATCACCATGACCATCCGCCTGGCCGCCGGGTCCAGCAGCGTGGACATGAACGAGACGTCGATAAAGTACCTCAGCGGAGGGAACGTGACGACGCTCACGAACTCCACGAATCTGGACGGCGACGGTGACGCCATCTCCTCGGAACGCACGTTCGCGCTCTACAAAGTGACCGACGACGACGGATCGTTCGGCGTGCTCAACAGCATGAACGACCGCTACGAGGTCGAAATCAACACGTCCGCCATCGAGGGCAGCAACGACGCGAACCTCGGCGGCGGCCTCACCACCGGCGAACAGGTGACGCTCGAGATGACGAGTCGGACGGGCGGCACCACGCAGGTCATCCTGACGATGCCCCAGCAACTCGCCGGTCGGAACCCGGGCGACCCGGTCGAACTCTAA
- a CDS encoding RAD55 family ATPase — MPEFVKTGVEGLDSILNGGIVKNAAVLISGNPGTGKSILGLQYLYNGVDKYDEGGIYLTFEEAEDDIQEAAESIGFDRWSEYVEEGKIKVYDKRALLRDGDFSSTLDRILGDLQDTSYDRLVLDSLTMFQLFFDDEKEQRQYLLKFIDILKDSDLTSLLTTEQSAIFPETEIGLENFLTDGNIYLIQSPAGATSNRYVWVAKMRKQSIKNSMFPLEINDGGIQIYEQAAGFSMVGESPPWFGEEGDLE; from the coding sequence ATGCCAGAGTTCGTAAAAACCGGAGTCGAAGGCCTCGACTCCATCCTCAACGGCGGCATCGTCAAGAACGCCGCGGTACTCATCAGCGGCAACCCCGGGACGGGGAAGAGTATCCTCGGTCTGCAGTATCTCTACAACGGCGTGGACAAGTACGACGAAGGGGGCATCTACCTCACCTTCGAGGAAGCCGAAGACGACATCCAGGAGGCGGCGGAGTCCATCGGCTTCGACCGCTGGTCCGAGTACGTCGAGGAGGGGAAGATCAAAGTGTACGACAAGCGTGCGCTGCTCCGCGACGGCGACTTCTCCTCGACGCTCGACCGCATCCTCGGCGACCTGCAGGACACGTCGTACGATCGACTCGTCCTCGACTCGCTGACCATGTTCCAACTGTTCTTCGACGACGAGAAAGAGCAGCGACAGTACCTGCTGAAGTTCATCGACATCCTGAAGGACAGCGACCTGACGTCGCTGCTGACGACCGAGCAGTCGGCCATCTTCCCCGAGACGGAGATCGGGCTGGAGAACTTCCTCACCGACGGGAACATCTACCTGATACAGAGCCCCGCCGGCGCGACGAGCAACCGCTACGTCTGGGTGGCGAAGATGCGCAAACAGTCCATCAAGAACTCGATGTTCCCTCTCGAGATAAACGACGGGGGCATCCAGATATACGAACAGGCGGCGGGCTTCTCGATGGTCGGGGAGTCGCCGCCGTGGTTCGGCGAAGAAGGCGACCTGGAGTAG
- a CDS encoding FlaD/FlaE family flagellar protein gives MGMMDWIDGEDEDARSDEEGTGLATDGLGFDEDLDDFGDDFGDFDDDDMEGFDDEDADFGGGGGGGGVDPDTVAELEDRVSDLENEVSATSSSVNTVREENKQIGETVEELDDTVRKLLDIYEMVTRGINPFVDDAREMGGLEGGGSFGLFDAEEEEEEHLDPDVASADAESFFDEDFGELDADAEAEEAELAAEDELAENEAEDPTEEILGDEDPVVEDDEDDAGGGSSFDDLKAEYEEGEGWEEGEAEDVDDGPLDADDLAVEDDDVPTTDGLVGEEEETDEEDDAAEDGIDDVEEELDAADEDPDAAAEPDAATEPDTATEPDDTGSFEFSEPTTETASPTDRETEQSEAEADVYLATLPASYVAESVALEWTRFLVSVGGAIGAARALRQYREQEWISRTVERQMNAHVRNAAASTTAEEPRDLRVEHHKESLTYVSRLAGDVAEARLLEELSHRGGGHRGIRR, from the coding sequence ATGGGAATGATGGACTGGATAGACGGGGAAGACGAAGACGCGCGGTCCGACGAAGAGGGGACCGGCCTCGCGACTGACGGTCTCGGCTTCGACGAGGACCTCGACGACTTCGGAGACGACTTCGGCGACTTCGACGACGACGACATGGAGGGTTTCGACGACGAAGACGCCGACTTCGGCGGCGGCGGCGGAGGTGGCGGCGTCGACCCCGACACGGTCGCCGAACTGGAAGACCGCGTCTCCGACCTCGAGAACGAGGTCAGCGCCACGTCCTCCAGCGTCAACACGGTCCGCGAGGAGAACAAACAGATCGGCGAAACCGTCGAAGAACTCGACGACACGGTCCGCAAACTCCTCGACATCTACGAGATGGTGACTCGCGGCATCAACCCGTTCGTGGACGACGCCCGCGAGATGGGCGGACTGGAGGGCGGCGGTTCGTTCGGCCTGTTCGACGCCGAGGAGGAGGAAGAAGAACACCTCGACCCCGACGTCGCGTCCGCGGACGCCGAGAGCTTCTTCGACGAGGACTTCGGCGAACTCGACGCCGACGCCGAAGCCGAGGAGGCCGAGTTGGCCGCCGAAGACGAACTCGCCGAGAACGAGGCCGAGGACCCGACAGAGGAGATTCTCGGCGACGAGGACCCGGTCGTCGAGGACGACGAGGACGACGCCGGCGGCGGGTCGAGTTTCGACGACCTCAAAGCCGAGTACGAGGAGGGCGAGGGTTGGGAAGAGGGCGAAGCGGAGGACGTCGACGACGGCCCCCTCGACGCGGACGACCTGGCGGTCGAGGACGACGACGTACCGACGACCGACGGACTCGTCGGCGAGGAGGAAGAAACGGACGAAGAGGACGACGCGGCCGAAGACGGCATCGACGACGTCGAGGAGGAACTCGACGCGGCCGACGAGGACCCGGACGCGGCGGCCGAACCGGACGCGGCGACCGAACCGGACACGGCGACCGAACCGGACGACACGGGGTCGTTCGAGTTCAGCGAACCGACGACCGAGACGGCGTCTCCGACGGACCGGGAGACGGAACAGTCGGAGGCGGAGGCCGACGTCTACCTCGCCACCCTGCCCGCGAGTTACGTCGCGGAGTCGGTGGCGCTGGAGTGGACCCGGTTCCTCGTCTCGGTCGGCGGCGCAATCGGCGCGGCGCGGGCGCTCCGACAGTACCGCGAACAGGAGTGGATCTCCCGCACCGTCGAGAGACAGATGAACGCGCACGTGCGCAACGCCGCCGCCTCCACGACGGCCGAGGAGCCGCGTGACCTCCGCGTCGAACACCACAAAGAGAGCCTCACGTACGTCAGCCGACTCGCGGGCGACGTCGCCGAGGCGCGTCTGCTCGAAGAGCTGTCGCACCGAGGAGGGGGTCACCGTGGGATTCGGCGTTAG
- a CDS encoding fla cluster protein FlaF: MGFGVSGSTAIIFLGVLIATGTLYTAAAGTAETLEDAHDSDEERLLDRRNTAITVGSVTFNNSTPNYPTDVNVTNTGTTTLSVNDTSMLVDNEYKDLSSAPSVTVDGTSGTDVWAPGETLRVELNLDDSPSRVKIVTENGISAVNATPNEVNV, encoded by the coding sequence GTGGGATTCGGCGTTAGCGGTTCGACGGCCATCATCTTCCTCGGCGTGCTCATCGCCACGGGCACGCTGTACACCGCCGCGGCGGGCACCGCGGAGACGCTCGAAGACGCCCACGACAGCGACGAGGAACGACTGCTCGACCGGCGGAACACGGCGATAACCGTCGGGTCGGTGACGTTCAACAACAGCACCCCGAACTACCCGACCGACGTCAACGTCACGAACACGGGGACGACGACGCTGTCGGTCAACGACACCTCGATGCTCGTCGACAACGAGTACAAAGACCTGAGCAGCGCGCCCTCCGTGACTGTCGACGGGACGTCGGGAACCGACGTCTGGGCACCGGGAGAGACGCTCAGAGTGGAACTGAACCTCGACGATTCCCCCTCTCGCGTCAAAATCGTGACGGAGAACGGTATCAGCGCGGTGAACGCGACTCCCAACGAGGTGAACGTCTGA
- a CDS encoding flagellar protein G has translation MADVSAPTLILFIASLVIAAGVSGVLINTVTDISSALDDRGADVSKNIRTDVEVISDSESSVYDDGSGNLTLYVKNTGDRTLPATGETFDVIVDAQYRTDVTVTVADGNTDWAPHGVVKVVVGGLSLDSGDHRVKLVVDGDEETFRFRT, from the coding sequence ATGGCCGACGTCTCCGCACCCACGCTCATCCTGTTCATCGCCAGCCTCGTCATCGCAGCGGGCGTCTCGGGCGTCCTCATCAACACGGTGACCGACATCAGCAGCGCGCTCGACGACCGGGGCGCCGACGTGTCGAAGAACATCCGGACCGACGTGGAGGTCATCAGCGACTCCGAGTCGTCGGTGTACGACGACGGGAGCGGGAACCTGACGCTGTACGTGAAGAACACCGGCGACAGGACGCTCCCGGCGACGGGGGAGACGTTCGACGTCATCGTCGACGCGCAGTACCGGACCGACGTCACCGTCACCGTCGCCGACGGGAACACCGACTGGGCACCGCACGGCGTGGTCAAAGTCGTCGTCGGCGGTCTCTCTCTCGACAGCGGTGACCACCGCGTGAAGCTCGTCGTGGACGGCGACGAGGAAACCTTCAGATTCAGGACCTAA
- a CDS encoding ATPase domain-containing protein: MKSSHFSLGLQQHDRLQKELGGGIPRGAIVLIEGDYGAGKSVLSQRFTYGFSQEDIVTSLISTELGVRGFLDQMHSLEYDMVKPLLNEEVLFIPAEIDASGALTGGNASERKQLLRRLMEAETLWEADVTIIDTFDAILRNDPQFEALVRQNEERQAALEIISFFRELTTKNKTIILTVDPSTVDEDAIGPFRSIADVYLQLEMVEVGNDVRRNIFVKRFAGMGEQVGDRIGFSVRSGIGIVIESRSVA, from the coding sequence ATGAAATCGAGCCATTTCTCACTCGGGCTACAACAGCACGACCGGTTGCAGAAGGAACTCGGCGGGGGAATCCCGCGCGGGGCCATCGTCCTCATCGAGGGGGACTACGGCGCCGGCAAGAGCGTGCTCTCACAGCGGTTCACCTACGGCTTCAGTCAGGAGGACATCGTCACGTCGCTCATCTCCACGGAGTTGGGCGTCCGCGGGTTCCTCGACCAGATGCACTCGCTGGAGTACGACATGGTGAAGCCGCTGCTCAACGAGGAGGTGCTCTTCATCCCCGCGGAGATAGACGCGTCGGGGGCGCTGACGGGTGGTAACGCCTCCGAGCGGAAACAGCTCCTCCGCCGCCTGATGGAGGCCGAGACGCTGTGGGAGGCGGACGTGACCATCATCGACACGTTCGACGCCATCCTCCGGAACGACCCGCAGTTCGAGGCGCTGGTCCGGCAGAACGAGGAGCGACAGGCGGCGCTGGAGATCATCTCCTTCTTCCGCGAGTTGACGACGAAGAACAAGACCATCATCCTCACGGTGGACCCCTCGACGGTGGACGAGGACGCCATCGGCCCGTTCCGCTCCATCGCCGACGTCTACCTCCAGTTGGAGATGGTCGAAGTCGGCAACGACGTCCGCCGGAACATCTTCGTGAAGCGCTTCGCGGGGATGGGCGAACAGGTCGGTGACCGAATCGGGTTCTCCGTCCGGTCCGGAATCGGCATCGTCATCGAGTCGAGGAGCGTGGCGTAA
- the flaJ gene encoding archaellar assembly protein FlaJ: MSETSTGEGFGTQTRQVRAFLDSVLESYERMPMPIRRYGLVVLLPAAVFFAAALVGAIALPLPLLVRIPIFLLGALVVVGAVLYPRLLVEEQRRGLENQIHLLITHMTVLSTTNIDRVSVFRQLGREEEYGELAIEMRRITELVDTWNQSLDDACERRARQVPSKPLADFLDRLAYSLSAGQDIDDFLLGEQNAMVQKYITVYESALGNLEVMKDLYLSMILSMTFAVINAIVLPILTGTDATMTIAAVIVLFVFVQLGFYYVIKTMSPYDPLWYVQDEYRTKADRQIDIALYGAVALSFVLVGVLALGTAGFTAVGQSVQAVMIDTPVPLLIAAPLTPLAIPGIIARRHENRIKERDEEYPGFIRALGASESAKQSTTTAVLKTLRTKDFGVLSREIDRLYVRLNMRIGPTRSWFFFTAESSSYLIQKFSEMYNIGRQMGGTPKQLGELISRNMNEIIKLRRQREQATVTLIGVLYGITASASFAFFIGLEVVEILASFSTKMNLGQMQFGQLIYAGVYDIPFIEYLLALIILFNALLSSLMIRMVDGGHKANAYLHFVVLVWIGCASAVATSSLAGALISV, from the coding sequence ATGTCCGAGACGAGTACCGGAGAGGGATTCGGCACGCAGACCAGACAGGTCAGAGCGTTCCTCGACTCCGTCCTGGAGTCGTACGAGCGGATGCCGATGCCCATCAGACGCTACGGGCTGGTGGTGTTGCTGCCGGCGGCGGTGTTCTTCGCCGCCGCCCTCGTCGGCGCGATAGCGCTCCCGTTGCCGTTGCTCGTCCGCATCCCCATCTTCCTCCTCGGCGCACTCGTCGTCGTCGGCGCGGTGCTGTACCCGCGCCTCCTCGTCGAGGAGCAACGCCGCGGACTGGAGAACCAGATACACCTTCTCATCACCCACATGACCGTCCTCTCGACGACGAACATCGACCGGGTGTCGGTGTTCCGACAGCTCGGCCGGGAGGAGGAGTACGGCGAACTCGCCATCGAGATGCGCCGCATCACCGAACTCGTGGACACGTGGAACCAGTCGCTCGACGACGCCTGTGAGCGTCGGGCACGGCAGGTGCCGTCGAAACCGCTCGCGGACTTCCTCGACAGACTGGCGTACTCGCTCAGTGCGGGGCAGGACATCGACGACTTCCTCCTGGGCGAGCAGAACGCGATGGTCCAGAAGTACATCACCGTCTACGAGAGCGCGCTCGGCAACCTCGAAGTGATGAAGGACCTCTACCTCTCGATGATTCTCTCGATGACGTTCGCCGTCATCAACGCCATCGTCCTCCCCATCCTCACGGGGACGGACGCGACGATGACCATCGCGGCGGTCATCGTGCTGTTCGTCTTCGTCCAACTCGGGTTCTACTACGTCATCAAGACGATGTCGCCGTACGACCCGCTGTGGTACGTGCAGGACGAGTACCGGACCAAGGCCGACCGGCAGATAGACATCGCGCTCTACGGGGCCGTCGCGCTGTCGTTCGTCCTCGTCGGCGTCCTCGCTCTCGGGACGGCCGGGTTCACCGCCGTCGGCCAGTCGGTACAGGCGGTCATGATAGACACGCCCGTCCCCCTCCTCATCGCCGCACCGCTGACTCCCCTCGCCATCCCCGGCATCATCGCCCGGCGGCACGAGAACCGCATCAAGGAACGCGACGAGGAGTACCCCGGCTTCATCCGCGCGCTGGGGGCCTCCGAGAGCGCGAAGCAGAGCACGACCACCGCCGTCCTGAAGACGCTGCGGACGAAGGACTTCGGCGTCCTCTCGCGGGAGATAGACCGCCTGTACGTCCGGCTCAACATGCGAATCGGGCCGACCCGCTCGTGGTTCTTCTTCACCGCCGAGTCGAGTTCCTACCTCATCCAGAAGTTCAGCGAGATGTACAACATCGGCCGCCAGATGGGTGGGACGCCGAAGCAACTCGGCGAACTCATCTCGCGGAACATGAACGAGATAATCAAGCTCCGCCGCCAGCGCGAACAGGCGACGGTCACCCTCATCGGCGTCCTCTACGGCATCACGGCGTCGGCGTCGTTCGCCTTCTTCATCGGGCTGGAAGTCGTGGAGATTCTGGCCTCGTTCTCGACGAAGATGAACCTCGGTCAGATGCAGTTCGGCCAACTCATCTACGCGGGCGTCTACGACATCCCGTTCATCGAGTACCTCCTCGCACTCATCATCCTGTTCAACGCGCTGTTGTCCTCGCTGATGATTCGGATGGTGGACGGCGGTCACAAGGCGAACGCGTACCTCCACTTCGTGGTCCTCGTGTGGATCGGCTGTGCGAGTGCCGTCGCCACCTCCTCGCTCGCAGGAGCACTGATCAGCGTATGA
- a CDS encoding CheF family chemotaxis protein, whose amino-acid sequence MTDDSDTDRDASTPPRDDPTARREADARLRTDGGAERSSDGGGASPANTDSNGEDLLEAYRQKKQEDVDEDGEAEKRRQRELRKAKNGESIIVDFVANFVAGGDATFDPVKGRVLMSERRLILATSQTKTVVPVTSIFDIAVGQVPPEVEEFFDYTVMVGYIVGNRRRTTVIGGDRETIEKFSLLLFRAALNGSTTLVKHPAKVGGRVMDTPKRKTGLHLDYESVVFPGNDVLGEGDDPFEIDLASVIFFEVIERTIDDEKRLVLSVQHVENGQTVTSEISMGSRRKMNILGRYLRLIYHWIKSDVRDVEVEEETLEVLVGLYSTGPEMDIASLLDLDDDELDHRLGELFDDNLITDEELPCDLTPQGRFVVNEEIEDVNV is encoded by the coding sequence ATGACTGACGACAGCGACACCGACCGTGACGCATCGACACCGCCTCGCGACGACCCGACTGCGCGACGGGAGGCCGACGCGAGACTCCGAACCGACGGGGGTGCCGAGCGCTCCTCCGACGGGGGCGGCGCGTCGCCCGCGAACACGGACTCGAACGGCGAGGACCTGCTGGAAGCGTACCGGCAGAAGAAACAGGAGGACGTCGACGAGGACGGCGAGGCGGAGAAGCGACGACAGCGCGAACTGCGCAAGGCGAAGAACGGCGAGTCCATCATCGTCGACTTCGTGGCGAACTTCGTCGCCGGCGGGGACGCGACGTTCGACCCGGTGAAGGGCCGGGTCCTGATGAGCGAACGCCGCCTCATCCTCGCCACCTCGCAGACCAAGACGGTGGTGCCCGTCACCTCCATCTTCGACATCGCCGTCGGGCAGGTGCCCCCCGAGGTCGAGGAGTTCTTCGACTACACGGTGATGGTCGGCTACATCGTCGGCAACCGCCGACGGACGACGGTCATCGGCGGCGACCGCGAGACCATCGAGAAGTTCTCCCTGCTGCTGTTCCGCGCGGCGCTGAACGGGTCGACGACGCTCGTGAAGCACCCCGCCAAGGTCGGGGGGCGCGTCATGGACACGCCGAAGCGAAAGACGGGACTCCACCTCGACTACGAGTCCGTCGTCTTCCCCGGCAACGACGTGCTCGGCGAGGGCGACGACCCGTTCGAGATAGACCTCGCCTCCGTCATCTTCTTCGAGGTCATCGAACGCACCATCGACGACGAGAAGCGACTCGTCCTCTCGGTCCAGCACGTCGAGAACGGCCAGACCGTCACCTCGGAGATTTCGATGGGGTCGCGCCGGAAGATGAACATCCTCGGGCGCTACCTCAGACTCATCTATCACTGGATTAAGAGCGACGTGCGCGACGTCGAAGTCGAAGAGGAGACGCTGGAGGTCCTCGTCGGCCTCTACTCGACCGGCCCGGAGATGGACATCGCGTCGCTGCTGGACCTCGACGACGACGAACTCGACCACCGCCTCGGCGAACTGTTCGACGACAACCTCATCACCGACGAAGAGTTGCCCTGCGACCTGACGCCGCAGGGGCGGTTCGTGGTCAACGAGGAGATAGAGGACGTCAACGTCTGA
- a CDS encoding CheF family chemotaxis protein yields the protein MKPGEKKVADTNGRFLQVKRGGRNLNDANWANGRILLSNQRLVLAGTGGKRTFPLSTIERLGGRFDVNQKIATVSDYLSLHYNDGEDVVLVAPKDFDEFELELYGALLNSTKFLVRHPAVEGGVVQNTEWEGARMKVEEEAVSIATVTGSFVNIRLDDIGDIEMGRRTVRDESREVIEVEHSDDEGTSLQTYVSGPERPVKILKSLFRIGEEQSETALELSKQDKQVLMALYSGVSPFDIPAFLGIDVDEVEELFVRLIDHNVLDEVRVRHEVELNARGRSIAADAIDDQGANM from the coding sequence ATGAAACCTGGCGAGAAAAAGGTCGCTGACACGAACGGACGGTTCCTCCAGGTCAAGCGCGGCGGGCGAAATCTGAACGACGCCAACTGGGCGAACGGTCGCATCCTGCTGTCGAACCAGCGCCTCGTCCTCGCGGGCACCGGCGGGAAGCGGACGTTCCCGCTCTCGACGATAGAGCGACTGGGCGGCCGGTTCGACGTGAACCAGAAGATAGCGACCGTCTCGGACTACCTCTCGCTACACTACAACGACGGCGAAGACGTGGTCCTCGTCGCGCCCAAGGACTTCGACGAGTTCGAACTCGAACTGTACGGCGCGCTGCTCAACTCCACGAAGTTCCTCGTCCGCCACCCCGCCGTCGAGGGGGGCGTCGTCCAGAACACCGAGTGGGAGGGCGCGCGGATGAAAGTCGAGGAGGAGGCCGTCAGCATCGCCACCGTCACCGGGTCGTTCGTCAACATCAGGCTGGACGACATCGGCGACATCGAGATGGGGCGACGCACCGTCCGCGACGAGTCGCGGGAGGTCATCGAAGTCGAGCACTCCGACGACGAGGGGACCAGCCTCCAGACGTACGTCTCCGGCCCCGAACGCCCGGTGAAGATTCTGAAGTCGCTGTTCCGCATCGGCGAGGAGCAGTCCGAGACGGCGCTGGAACTGTCCAAGCAGGACAAGCAGGTGTTGATGGCGCTGTACTCCGGCGTCTCCCCGTTCGACATCCCCGCGTTCCTCGGCATCGACGTGGACGAAGTCGAGGAACTGTTCGTCCGCCTCATCGACCACAACGTCCTCGACGAGGTCCGCGTCCGCCACGAAGTCGAACTCAACGCCCGCGGGCGGTCCATCGCCGCCGACGCCATCGACGACCAGGGCGCGAACATGTGA
- a CDS encoding CheR family methyltransferase: MARTEASSDRTFRDLLDYVESSLSFATSSYNDAYLDRRISARMRRRGVEGYDDYQSLLGEDDEEREALLNSLSVNVTSFFRNPEVWESLRDVLADIASNGRVDVWSAACSDGREAYSMAMLAHDDDRIDPNRVRILGTDIKPEILRAARAGEYHASETNDIEEQLEPLSGNDRYVERDGDVYRVTDEVKSLVSFKRHDLVQQRPPDTFDLVVCRNLFIYINSEAKEAIFDTLGSALTPDGYLTIGMTETVPPSCRDRFDPVEKRLRIYRNAAGN, encoded by the coding sequence ATGGCGAGGACCGAGGCGTCCTCGGACCGGACGTTCCGCGACCTGCTCGACTACGTCGAGTCGTCGCTGTCGTTCGCGACGAGTTCGTACAACGACGCCTACCTCGACCGCCGAATCTCCGCGCGGATGCGCCGCCGGGGCGTCGAGGGGTACGACGACTACCAGTCGCTGCTCGGCGAGGACGACGAGGAACGCGAGGCGCTGTTGAACTCCCTCAGCGTCAACGTCACCAGCTTCTTCCGCAACCCCGAGGTGTGGGAGTCGCTCCGGGACGTCCTCGCCGACATCGCGTCGAACGGGCGCGTCGACGTCTGGAGCGCGGCCTGTTCGGACGGCCGCGAGGCGTACTCGATGGCGATGCTCGCGCACGACGACGACCGAATCGACCCCAACCGGGTCCGGATTCTCGGCACCGACATCAAGCCGGAGATTCTCCGCGCGGCGCGGGCCGGCGAGTACCACGCCTCCGAGACGAACGACATCGAAGAGCAACTCGAACCGCTCTCGGGGAACGACCGCTACGTCGAACGCGACGGCGACGTCTACCGCGTCACCGACGAGGTGAAGTCGCTCGTCTCGTTCAAGCGGCACGACCTGGTGCAGCAACGCCCCCCGGACACGTTCGACCTCGTGGTGTGTCGGAACCTGTTCATCTACATCAACAGCGAGGCGAAGGAGGCGATATTCGACACGCTGGGGTCGGCGCTCACGCCGGACGGCTACCTCACCATCGGGATGACCGAGACGGTGCCGCCGTCGTGCCGGGACCGGTTCGACCCCGTCGAGAAACGGCTCAGAATCTACCGGAACGCGGCGGGAAACTGA